In Canis lupus familiaris isolate Mischka breed German Shepherd chromosome 9, alternate assembly UU_Cfam_GSD_1.0, whole genome shotgun sequence, a single window of DNA contains:
- the CAVIN1 gene encoding caveolae-associated protein 1 codes for MEDTQLHIIEQPLPGYPEVGDPGSSPMGEPAAEEPSGAGSEELIKSDQVNGVLVLSLLDKIIGAVDQIQLTQAQLEERQAEMEGAVQSIQGELSKLGKAHATTSNTVSKLLEKVRKVSVNVKTVRGSLERQAGQIKKLEVNEAELLRRRNFKVMIYQDEVKLPAKVSVGKSLKEAEALPEKEGDELGEGERPEEDAAALELSSDEAVEVEEVIEESRAERIKRSGLRRVDDFKKAFSKEKMEKTKVRTRENLEKTRLKTKENLEKTRHTLEKRMNKLGTRLVPAERREKLKTSRDKLRKSFTPDHVVYARSKTAVYKVPPFTFHVKKIREGQVEVLKATEMVEVGADDDEGDAERGEAADLLRGSSPDVHTLLEITEESDAVLVDKSDSD; via the exons ATGGAGGACACCCAGCTCCATATCATCGAGCAGCCACTTCCCGGGTACCCCGAAGTCGGGGACCCGGGGTCCTCCCCCATGGGGGAGCCAGCGGCGGAGGAGCCGTCAGGGGCCGGCTCTGAGGAGCTGATCAAGTCGGACCAGGTGAACGGCGTGCTGGTGCTGAGCCTTCTGGACAAAATCATCGGCGCCGTCGACCAGATCCAGCTGACTCAAGCCCAGCTGGAGGAACGGCAGGCGGAGATGGAAGGTGCCGTGCAGAGCATCCAGGGCGAGCTAAGCAAGCTGGGCAAGGCACACGCCACCACGAGCAACACCGTGAGCAAGTTGCTGGAGAAGGTGCGCAAGGTCAGCGTCAACGTGAAGACTGTGCGCGGCAGCCTGGAGCGCCAGGCCGGCCAGATCAAGAAGTTGGAGGTCAATGAGGCCGAGCTGCTGCGGCGCCGCAACTTTAAAGTCATGATCTACCAG GACGAAGTGAAACTGCCGGCCAAAGTGAGCGTCGGCAAGTCGCTGAAAGAGGCAGAGGCGCTGCCCGAGAAGGAGGGCGATGAGCTGGGAGAGGGCGAGCGGCCGGAGGAGGATGCAGCGGCGCTCGAGCTGTCGTCCGACGAGgcggtggaggtggaggaggtcaTCGAGGAGTCGCGCGCCGAGCGCATCAAGCGCAGCGGCCTGCGGCGCGTGGACGACTTCAAGAAGGCCTTCTCCaaggagaagatggagaagacCAAGGTGCGCACCCGCGAAAACCTGGAGAAGACCCGCCTCAAGACCAAGGAGAACCTCGAGAAGACGCGCCACACGCTCGAGAAGCGCATGAACAAGCTGGGCACGCGCCTCGTCCCAGCCGAGCGGCGCGAGAAGCTCAAGACCTCGCGAGACAAGCTGCGCAAGTCCTTCACGCCCGACCACGTGGTGTACGCGCGCTCCAAGACGGCGGTCTACAAGGTGCCGCCCTTCACCTTCCACGTCAAGAAGATCCGCGAGGGCCAGGTGGAGGTGCTGAAGGCCACCGAGATGGTGGAGGTGGGCGCCGACGACGACGAGGGCGACGCGGAGCGCGGCGAGGCGGCCGACCTGCTGCGCGGGAGCAGCCCCGACGTGCACACGCTGCTGGAGATCACCGAGGAGTCGGATGCGGTGCTGGTGGACAAGAGCGACAGCGACTGA